One Desulfonatronum thiosulfatophilum DNA window includes the following coding sequences:
- a CDS encoding antitoxin, with protein sequence METRIAKLFKNGSSQAVRLPAEFRFEGNEVYVSRNEASGDVVLSSRPGAQSWSDLFSLIHSIDVPDEFLADRPMNVLPQSTGMFDDSNLPLQTKNT encoded by the coding sequence ATGGAGACTCGAATCGCGAAATTGTTCAAGAACGGCAGCAGCCAGGCTGTGCGGCTGCCTGCGGAGTTTCGTTTTGAAGGCAATGAGGTTTATGTAAGCCGCAATGAAGCATCAGGGGATGTGGTGCTCTCCAGCCGTCCGGGTGCGCAAAGCTGGAGTGATCTTTTCAGCCTGATCCATTCCATTGACGTGCCGGATGAGTTCTTGGCTGACAGGCCCATGAATGTGCTTCCACAGTCAACCGGCATGTTTGACGATTCGAACTTGCCGCTGCAGACGAAAAATACCTGA
- a CDS encoding type II toxin-antitoxin system VapC family toxin, with protein sequence MLDTDTISYLLKGRSPEIEERLNNMPPSQVCISVMTRAELLYGLKRLPADHRLHMVVRKFFKIVHVPSWDAEAADWYADIRHQLVSTGRPIGEMDMMIAAHALSLGAVLVTNNTRHYECIKAPLILDNWLRP encoded by the coding sequence ATGCTGGATACAGATACAATCAGCTACCTACTCAAGGGACGGTCGCCGGAAATCGAGGAGAGATTGAACAATATGCCTCCATCCCAGGTTTGCATATCGGTGATGACAAGAGCAGAACTCTTATACGGCCTGAAACGATTGCCCGCTGACCACCGCCTGCACATGGTTGTCCGAAAATTTTTCAAAATCGTGCATGTGCCTTCCTGGGACGCTGAAGCAGCAGACTGGTACGCGGATATCCGCCATCAGCTTGTATCGACTGGACGGCCCATTGGTGAGATGGACATGATGATTGCCGCGCACGCACTATCTTTGGGGGCTGTTCTGGTTACGAACAATACCCGCCATTATGAATGCATCAAGGCGCCTTTGATTCTGGACAACTGGCTCCGGCCTTGA
- a CDS encoding glycosyltransferase family 2 protein, which translates to MSSASIPPAISCILPIYNEEGCLAPLIEELGIALKNFGRPYEIICVDDCSRDGSLAVLLELQEQRGDLRVIRHTHNLGQSAAFATGFQVAAAPILITMDADMQHDPRDIPALLRALTPDTALVSGIRANRRDNWVKRISSRMGNKFRNIIAGDHISDAGCTFRIIRRESLPELLVFNGMHRFLPTLLRCRGMTVVEHPINHRPRTSGVSKYGISNRLWRGFLDCIAIRWYTRRAIPLQRWVDGHGQDTSRNCRND; encoded by the coding sequence ATGTCATCAGCCTCCATTCCTCCAGCCATATCCTGCATCCTGCCCATCTACAACGAGGAAGGATGCCTAGCTCCTCTGATCGAGGAGTTGGGAATTGCCCTGAAGAATTTTGGGCGTCCTTACGAGATCATTTGCGTGGATGATTGCAGCCGGGATGGGAGTCTTGCTGTTTTGCTGGAGCTTCAGGAGCAACGCGGTGATCTGCGGGTTATTCGCCATACTCACAACCTGGGCCAAAGCGCGGCCTTTGCCACGGGTTTTCAGGTTGCCGCCGCACCCATTCTGATCACCATGGACGCTGACATGCAGCATGATCCGCGGGACATCCCCGCCCTTCTCCGCGCCCTGACCCCGGATACAGCCTTGGTCAGCGGAATCCGCGCCAATCGCCGGGACAACTGGGTCAAACGCATTTCATCCCGGATGGGCAACAAGTTCCGGAACATCATTGCCGGGGATCACATCTCCGATGCCGGCTGCACATTCCGGATCATACGACGGGAATCATTGCCGGAACTGCTGGTCTTCAACGGCATGCACCGCTTCCTGCCCACGCTCCTGCGCTGCCGGGGAATGACCGTGGTCGAACATCCCATCAACCACCGCCCGCGGACCAGCGGGGTTTCCAAATACGGCATCAGCAACCGGCTCTGGCGCGGATTTCTGGATTGCATCGCCATCCGCTGGTACACGCGACGGGCCATCCCCCTCCAGCGTTGGGTCGACGGTCACGGTCAAGACACATCAAGAAATTGCCGGAATGACTGA
- a CDS encoding TVP38/TMEM64 family protein: MTDPRADKIPVGNSMDASGKAADGPPDSPPVRPPEKPFGKPFWKRRRFLGAILILVVLLGLIVMNFTPLRTILAQTEILGAWFKAQGLSGMLLYIAGVTLLISIGIPRLLLCSIGGMAFGFWQGLLLTQAGTLIGFYAIFSLVRHAGWSFSFLRKRPNLNSIQKRIGKGGVMSVFGIRMMPLSGFYSTIMMGMLPIRHRAFLLGTILGIFPQAIPATLIGAGATQETLQTSIISIIAAVVAFILVWYLIDYYRKKVLKLREEEDSVIS, encoded by the coding sequence ATGACTGACCCTCGGGCCGACAAAATCCCGGTCGGCAATTCCATGGACGCATCGGGGAAAGCAGCCGATGGGCCTCCTGACAGCCCCCCCGTAAGGCCACCCGAGAAGCCCTTTGGAAAACCGTTCTGGAAACGCCGCCGCTTTTTGGGCGCGATCTTGATCCTGGTCGTCCTGCTGGGGTTGATCGTGATGAACTTCACCCCGTTGCGCACGATTCTGGCCCAGACCGAAATACTCGGAGCATGGTTCAAGGCCCAGGGGCTTTCCGGGATGCTGCTCTACATCGCCGGTGTGACCCTGCTTATTTCCATCGGCATTCCCCGACTCCTGCTCTGCTCCATCGGCGGCATGGCCTTCGGTTTTTGGCAGGGACTGCTGCTCACCCAGGCCGGGACCCTGATCGGATTCTACGCCATTTTCTCCCTGGTCCGCCATGCAGGGTGGAGTTTTTCCTTTCTTCGCAAGCGGCCGAACCTGAACAGCATCCAGAAGCGCATCGGCAAGGGCGGCGTTATGTCGGTCTTCGGCATCCGGATGATGCCGCTGTCCGGTTTCTATTCCACGATCATGATGGGCATGCTGCCCATCCGACACCGGGCTTTTCTGCTGGGAACCATCCTGGGCATATTCCCCCAGGCCATCCCCGCAACCCTCATCGGCGCCGGCGCAACCCAGGAAACCCTGCAAACCAGCATCATCTCCATTATCGCCGCGGTGGTTGCGTTCATTCTGGTCTGGTACCTCATCGACTACTATCGGAAGAAGGTGCTGAAATTGCGTGAGGAAGAGGATAGCGTGATTTCCTGA
- a CDS encoding ArnT family glycosyltransferase, producing MNTQHLDGPLGYLALILFCLVLFLPGMTTLPPFDRDEARFAQASRQMLEEGDFIRIKFQEQDRHKKPVGIYWLQAASARIINPDALWPYRLPSVMGAVLAVLLTFSLARRAMEAKYAFLAAAMLAGSVLLVTEAHLAKTDAMLLASIAAIQVALAMCYIRKPETPAEPWLWLLFWGGMGGTILLKGPVGPMIAGVTLLTLFIADRHDPRRFSWLRGLRPGPGLLLTAAMVLPWLIAVSMATDGSFVSDAVKGDLLPKLISGHESHGAPPGMYLLLFTLTFWPASLLAWPALVRTWKMRSADPSNRLIRFLWAWIVPSWIIFELVPTKLPHYVLPLYPAIALLTALWLSGLAAQAEPGKYGRWIEKIGSGLWLAIGMILGLGLIVAPLYLDRSVSWWGLLAALVALAMTYAGWRLYLEQKMLQVCSVLLLGAILIFPVLLGKGLPEMRAFWVSRTLQHTVDSLRQEHPDLQGVIASTGFQEPSLVFLLGTNIRLISPAQAAHHLAEHPHGMALVESRREAQFHETLAELGLAAEPLANVRGFNYSKGQWVAIDIFANANR from the coding sequence ATGAACACACAGCATCTCGACGGTCCCCTTGGATATCTTGCGTTGATCCTGTTTTGCCTGGTGCTTTTTCTGCCGGGGATGACGACCTTGCCGCCTTTTGACCGAGATGAGGCGCGGTTTGCGCAGGCTTCGCGGCAGATGTTGGAGGAAGGGGATTTTATCCGGATCAAGTTCCAGGAGCAGGACCGCCACAAGAAACCTGTAGGCATCTATTGGCTTCAGGCTGCTTCGGCCAGGATCATCAACCCGGATGCGCTGTGGCCGTACCGATTGCCGTCCGTAATGGGAGCGGTGCTGGCCGTGCTGCTGACCTTTTCCCTGGCCAGGCGCGCCATGGAAGCCAAATATGCCTTCCTGGCCGCGGCCATGCTGGCCGGATCCGTGCTGCTGGTCACCGAAGCCCATCTCGCCAAGACGGACGCCATGCTCCTGGCGTCCATCGCCGCCATCCAGGTTGCCTTGGCCATGTGTTACATCCGCAAGCCGGAAACGCCCGCCGAGCCTTGGCTGTGGCTGCTTTTCTGGGGCGGAATGGGCGGTACGATCCTGCTCAAGGGGCCGGTGGGTCCGATGATCGCCGGTGTGACCCTGCTCACCCTGTTCATCGCCGACCGCCACGATCCCCGGCGCTTTTCCTGGCTGCGGGGATTACGGCCCGGGCCTGGACTGCTCCTGACCGCGGCCATGGTTCTGCCCTGGCTGATCGCCGTTTCCATGGCCACGGACGGCTCCTTCGTCTCGGACGCGGTCAAGGGCGACCTACTGCCCAAGCTGATCTCCGGCCACGAATCCCACGGCGCGCCTCCGGGAATGTACCTTCTGCTCTTCACCCTGACCTTCTGGCCGGCCTCGCTCCTGGCCTGGCCTGCCCTGGTCCGGACCTGGAAGATGCGCTCCGCGGATCCCTCGAATCGTCTGATCCGCTTCCTCTGGGCCTGGATCGTGCCGTCCTGGATCATTTTCGAGCTGGTCCCCACCAAGCTGCCCCACTACGTCCTGCCCCTCTACCCGGCCATCGCCCTGCTCACGGCCCTCTGGCTGTCCGGTCTGGCCGCGCAAGCGGAACCGGGCAAGTATGGCCGCTGGATTGAGAAAATAGGCTCCGGACTGTGGCTGGCCATTGGGATGATCCTGGGGCTGGGGCTGATCGTGGCCCCGCTGTACCTGGACAGGTCCGTCTCCTGGTGGGGCCTGCTCGCGGCCCTGGTCGCGCTGGCCATGACCTATGCCGGCTGGCGGCTGTACCTCGAACAGAAAATGCTTCAGGTCTGCAGCGTGCTGCTTCTGGGCGCAATCCTGATCTTTCCGGTTCTCCTGGGCAAGGGGCTGCCGGAAATGCGCGCCTTCTGGGTCAGCCGAACCCTGCAGCACACCGTGGACTCCCTGCGGCAGGAGCATCCCGACCTGCAGGGGGTGATCGCATCGACCGGCTTCCAGGAACCCAGCTTGGTCTTTCTGCTTGGCACGAATATCCGACTCATCAGCCCTGCCCAGGCCGCCCACCATCTAGCGGAACATCCTCACGGCATGGCCCTGGTCGAATCCCGCCGCGAAGCGCAGTTCCACGAGACTCTGGCCGAACTCGGCCTAGCGGCTGAACCGCTGGCCAATGTCCGAGGTTTCAACTACTCCAAGGGGCAATGGGTCGCCATTGACATTTTCGCCAATGCCAACCGCTGA
- a CDS encoding precorrin-2 dehydrogenase/sirohydrochlorin ferrochelatase family protein gives MRYYPILLDLRDKHCLVVGVGQVGTRKVQTLLSCAPAGLRIVDTREPDTCWQEVIDQGLVDYHVRTFEPEDLDGRFLVIACTSDEDLNWRISRLCAERGILCNIVDQPEKCSFILPSMHNQGDLTIAVSTSGSSPALAKKIREELGTCFGPEYGRFLALMRRLRPLVLELDLPTSENTALFRNLTRSELLDVISQDNPGLVLDVLKKHLPETLHHRLEGVVSEPD, from the coding sequence ATGCGCTATTATCCAATACTTCTCGATTTACGCGACAAGCACTGCCTTGTGGTCGGCGTGGGCCAGGTTGGCACGCGCAAGGTGCAGACCCTGCTCTCCTGCGCGCCTGCCGGTTTGCGCATCGTAGACACCCGCGAACCGGATACCTGCTGGCAGGAAGTGATAGACCAGGGGCTGGTGGATTATCACGTCCGAACCTTCGAGCCCGAAGACCTGGACGGACGCTTCCTGGTCATCGCCTGCACCAGCGATGAGGATCTGAACTGGCGGATCAGCCGCCTTTGCGCGGAACGGGGCATTTTGTGCAACATCGTGGACCAGCCGGAAAAGTGCAGCTTCATCCTCCCGTCCATGCACAACCAGGGCGACCTGACCATAGCCGTGTCCACCTCCGGCTCCAGCCCGGCCCTGGCCAAGAAAATTCGTGAGGAACTGGGAACCTGTTTCGGCCCGGAGTACGGTCGGTTCCTGGCCCTGATGCGTCGATTGCGGCCTCTGGTCCTGGAGCTGGATTTGCCCACGTCGGAGAATACGGCCTTGTTCCGGAACCTGACCCGCTCCGAGCTGCTGGACGTGATCAGCCAGGACAACCCAGGCCTGGTCCTGGACGTTCTGAAAAAGCACCTTCCGGAAACCCTGCACCATCGCCTGGAGGGCGTTGTCAGTGAACCTGATTGA
- the ccsA gene encoding cytochrome c biogenesis protein CcsA: MNLIETLELAALALYFLGALLHITAVLVRRPLVRQAGQLSTVFGFSLHTLDILYYLSRYGADALGHGPFHFSLLAWTLIIVYLALNWRLHTNFLALTALPLAVIAYSFATTLPSVEVALPDSFMLLWFGLHIGTLFLSICLLAMAASSGAVYLFLENKIKGKAKITGLSKDLPSLAMFDKVNSWAVNLGFPLFTIGLLSGFLWAHFTWERFFSWDPKEVAAIIVWLLFAFLFHQRLVNGWRGRKPAKLAIWIFALSLISMVGINFFLDTHHSFQP; the protein is encoded by the coding sequence GTGAACCTGATTGAAACCCTGGAACTCGCGGCCCTGGCGCTCTATTTTCTGGGCGCCCTGCTCCACATCACCGCGGTCCTGGTGCGCAGGCCCCTGGTCCGACAGGCCGGGCAACTGTCCACGGTCTTCGGTTTCAGCCTGCACACCCTGGACATCCTTTACTATCTGAGCCGATACGGCGCGGACGCCCTGGGCCACGGGCCCTTTCATTTCAGCCTCCTGGCCTGGACCCTGATCATCGTCTATCTGGCCCTGAACTGGCGGCTGCATACCAATTTTCTGGCCCTGACCGCCCTGCCCCTGGCCGTGATCGCCTACTCCTTCGCCACGACCCTGCCCAGCGTGGAGGTGGCGCTGCCGGACAGTTTCATGCTGCTCTGGTTCGGCCTGCATATCGGCACGCTCTTTCTCAGCATCTGCCTGCTGGCCATGGCCGCCAGTTCCGGAGCGGTCTATCTGTTCCTCGAGAACAAGATCAAGGGCAAGGCCAAGATCACCGGCCTGAGCAAGGACCTGCCCTCCCTGGCCATGTTCGACAAGGTCAACTCCTGGGCCGTGAATCTGGGCTTTCCATTGTTCACCATCGGCCTGCTGTCCGGCTTTTTATGGGCCCACTTCACCTGGGAGCGTTTTTTCTCCTGGGATCCCAAGGAAGTCGCCGCGATCATCGTCTGGCTGCTGTTCGCCTTCCTGTTCCACCAGCGCCTCGTCAACGGCTGGCGCGGCCGCAAGCCGGCCAAGCTGGCCATCTGGATCTTCGCCTTGTCCCTGATCTCCATGGTCGGGATCAACTTTTTTCTGGACACCCACCACAGCTTTCAACCCTGA
- the hemA gene encoding glutamyl-tRNA reductase: MNQHICLLGLNHRTAPVEVRERYALPDPDPREQGLITAQSGVKEAMILSTCNRVEFLAVGRADKDLAKEILHFWAETRNGDVHELQKHTYTHQNLNAVTHLFSVASSLDSMILGEPQILGQLKQAYRRSLKQGAAGVVLNRLLHKSFSVAKRVRTETKVASNAVSISFAAVELAKRIFGDLGDQTAMLVGAGEMAELAAQHLLSAGVKRMLIANRTHVRGCELASRISGEAVLFSDLFERMAEADIVISSTGATQTVIRRRDVQSIMKQRRNRPMFFIDIAVPRDIDPDVNSLDNIFLYDIDDLKEVVEENLSQRKSEAAKAMVLVEEETEKFALWLRSLDLKPTILDLLSSGEHIARKELKKTLRRLGPKADDPEINEALETLVLSLAHKLYHQPLDFLKRRAQEEDAGARYIDITRRMFNLDNEPPMPDAHPDRRCVGKKDQG, translated from the coding sequence ATGAATCAACACATCTGTCTGCTCGGACTCAACCATCGAACCGCTCCGGTCGAGGTGCGGGAGCGCTATGCTCTCCCTGACCCCGATCCCCGGGAGCAGGGCCTGATCACGGCGCAATCCGGCGTCAAGGAAGCCATGATCCTCTCCACCTGCAACCGGGTGGAATTTCTGGCCGTGGGGCGCGCGGACAAGGACCTGGCCAAAGAGATACTTCACTTCTGGGCGGAAACCCGTAACGGCGACGTCCATGAACTGCAAAAGCACACCTATACTCACCAGAACCTGAACGCGGTGACCCATCTTTTTTCCGTGGCTTCCAGCCTGGACTCGATGATCCTCGGCGAGCCCCAGATTCTCGGCCAGCTCAAGCAGGCCTACCGGCGCAGCCTCAAACAGGGAGCCGCCGGGGTGGTGCTGAACCGGCTGCTGCACAAGTCCTTCAGCGTGGCCAAACGGGTGCGCACGGAAACCAAGGTGGCCTCCAACGCGGTCTCCATCAGCTTTGCCGCGGTGGAACTGGCCAAACGCATCTTCGGCGATCTCGGCGACCAGACCGCCATGCTCGTGGGCGCCGGGGAGATGGCCGAACTGGCTGCCCAGCATCTGCTTTCCGCCGGGGTGAAGCGGATGCTCATCGCCAACCGCACCCACGTCCGGGGCTGTGAACTGGCCTCCCGCATCAGCGGGGAGGCCGTGCTCTTCTCCGACCTTTTCGAGCGCATGGCCGAGGCGGACATCGTGATCAGTTCCACCGGAGCAACGCAAACGGTGATCCGGCGGCGCGACGTCCAGTCCATCATGAAGCAGCGCCGCAACCGGCCCATGTTCTTCATCGACATCGCCGTGCCCCGGGACATCGATCCGGACGTGAACAGCCTGGACAACATCTTCCTGTACGACATCGACGATCTGAAGGAGGTGGTGGAGGAAAACCTCAGCCAGCGCAAATCCGAGGCCGCCAAGGCCATGGTCCTTGTCGAGGAGGAAACGGAAAAGTTCGCCCTCTGGCTGCGCTCGCTGGACCTCAAGCCGACCATCCTGGACCTGCTTTCCTCCGGCGAGCACATTGCCCGCAAGGAACTGAAGAAGACATTGCGCCGGCTGGGCCCCAAGGCCGACGATCCGGAAATCAACGAGGCCCTGGAGACCCTGGTGCTCTCCCTGGCCCACAAGCTCTACCATCAGCCCCTGGATTTCCTGAAGCGCCGCGCCCAGGAAGAAGACGCCGGGGCCCGGTACATCGACATCACCCGCAGAATGTTCAACCTGGACAACGAACCACCCATGCCGGACGCCCACCCGGATCGTCGATGCGTGGGGAAGAAAGATCAGGGCTGA
- the tilS gene encoding tRNA lysidine(34) synthetase TilS, with the protein MLPPNLPARIQDLPPVRARFCLGVERFLLHKLALPLQGRHVVLACSAGSDSLALLLIMHCLASRLNLAITVAHLDHSLRPESIRESHELAQLCSRLNRPVVSGCCNVGRYARKSGIGLEEAGRVLRYRFLSGVRHKVGADYLFTAHHADDLAEDVLMRLIRGVGWPALSGMAAWDPGRCLVRPLLHTPKNELRDFLRAIDVSWSEDAGNTDPAFTRNRIRNTLIPLLTQENPRFSESITRLHDQGTEDASFFATQITPLLEQARLEDHFLQSSLLSSLHTALRLRLYKAVLDDLGAGQTLHDTLRRLDHARQQGRTGTTFQFPGEKTAVVRADGVHFCGPKGFPTKR; encoded by the coding sequence ATGCTCCCTCCCAACCTGCCAGCCAGAATTCAGGACCTGCCGCCGGTGCGGGCGCGGTTCTGTCTGGGAGTCGAGAGGTTTTTGCTGCACAAGCTTGCGCTTCCCCTCCAGGGACGTCATGTCGTGCTGGCCTGTTCCGCGGGAAGTGATTCCCTGGCCCTGCTGTTGATCATGCACTGTCTGGCGTCCCGTCTGAATCTCGCCATCACCGTAGCTCACCTAGACCATTCGCTGCGACCAGAATCAATTCGGGAATCCCATGAACTCGCGCAGCTTTGCTCCAGACTGAACAGACCTGTTGTTTCCGGGTGCTGCAATGTTGGACGGTATGCCCGGAAGTCCGGAATTGGCCTGGAAGAAGCCGGCCGGGTCTTGCGGTACCGCTTCCTGTCCGGCGTGCGCCACAAGGTTGGAGCGGACTACCTGTTCACCGCGCACCATGCCGACGACCTTGCCGAGGATGTTCTGATGCGGCTGATTCGCGGCGTCGGATGGCCGGCCTTGTCAGGGATGGCCGCATGGGATCCCGGGCGTTGCCTGGTTCGCCCTCTGCTGCATACGCCGAAGAACGAATTGCGCGACTTTCTTCGAGCCATCGACGTTTCCTGGTCCGAGGACGCCGGCAACACTGATCCCGCCTTTACCCGCAACCGAATCCGCAACACGCTCATCCCCCTCCTGACCCAGGAAAACCCCCGCTTTTCGGAGAGTATTACCCGCCTGCACGACCAAGGCACCGAGGATGCATCCTTTTTTGCAACCCAGATCACTCCGCTTTTGGAGCAGGCCAGGTTGGAGGACCATTTCCTTCAATCGTCCCTGCTGTCCAGCCTGCACACCGCGCTGCGCTTACGTCTGTACAAAGCCGTGCTGGATGATTTAGGTGCGGGTCAGACCCTGCACGACACATTGCGCCGCCTGGACCATGCCCGGCAACAAGGTCGCACTGGAACGACATTTCAATTTCCCGGGGAAAAAACCGCTGTAGTCCGCGCTGACGGAGTGCACTTTTGTGGCCCCAAAGGTTTTCCAACAAAGAGATAG
- a CDS encoding adenylate/guanylate cyclase domain-containing protein, whose translation MRLSVKLFFGILLIAFMASGATGSYFYFQAKNALLDSIRQQLKATAKMASMLVDGDVLQQLTHPSQMTSPEYFAIQDLMGAIAQSNEEYLYAYTMRLENGQVRFIVDSPAHDDDGDGVFSDDELPEPLGALYPDPPEELIHGFVRPSSDQHPHHDQWGTTMSGYAPILNGSGQPIGLIGIDMSIDRVESKLASIRRAGLVSLGIALLVAVLMGWYFSRRIFQPLVAMQHALARVGEGDYSIQLDESGRDEIAASAKTYNAMARELQEKALMKASLGKVLNTRAMQHLLANRLKLGGEIYPVTVLVCDLRGFSRLSQKLPPKLLVGLLNDYFTVMVEIIQKHGGMVDKFVGDMVLAVFGHPVPLEEEQQAALKAAREMIARCDALNQELHLGHDLLLENSVGLDSGTVLAGNIGSPERMEYTVIGHAVNVAARVERLTRVLDVRLAVSTDFIAAHGDGHNLTNIGPRSLPGMDLTMEVYVEEKEKK comes from the coding sequence ATGCGGCTGAGCGTCAAACTGTTTTTCGGCATTCTACTCATTGCCTTCATGGCCTCCGGCGCCACGGGCTCCTACTTTTATTTCCAGGCCAAGAACGCATTGTTGGACTCCATTCGCCAGCAGCTCAAGGCCACGGCCAAGATGGCCTCCATGCTCGTGGACGGCGACGTCCTGCAGCAACTCACCCATCCCTCGCAGATGACTTCGCCCGAATACTTTGCGATCCAGGATCTGATGGGCGCCATTGCCCAGTCCAATGAAGAATACCTCTACGCCTACACCATGCGCCTGGAAAATGGTCAGGTGCGGTTTATTGTCGATTCTCCGGCCCATGACGACGACGGTGACGGCGTGTTCAGCGATGACGAGCTGCCCGAACCCCTCGGAGCGTTATATCCCGATCCCCCGGAGGAACTGATCCACGGATTCGTTCGCCCCTCCAGCGATCAGCACCCGCACCACGACCAGTGGGGCACGACCATGTCCGGATATGCCCCGATCCTCAATGGATCCGGGCAACCCATCGGATTGATCGGCATCGACATGTCCATCGACCGGGTGGAAAGCAAACTGGCGTCCATTCGCCGCGCCGGTCTCGTTTCCCTGGGCATTGCCCTGCTGGTGGCCGTGCTCATGGGATGGTACTTCAGCCGGCGTATCTTTCAGCCGCTCGTCGCAATGCAGCACGCCCTGGCCCGGGTTGGTGAGGGTGACTACTCCATACAGCTTGACGAATCGGGTCGGGATGAAATTGCCGCTTCGGCCAAAACCTATAACGCCATGGCTCGCGAGCTGCAGGAAAAAGCCTTGATGAAAGCCAGCCTGGGCAAGGTGCTCAATACCCGGGCCATGCAGCACCTTCTGGCTAATCGCCTGAAGCTGGGCGGGGAAATATACCCCGTCACCGTCTTGGTCTGCGATCTGCGCGGTTTTTCCCGGCTGAGCCAGAAACTGCCGCCCAAGCTATTAGTGGGACTGCTCAACGACTACTTCACGGTCATGGTTGAAATCATCCAGAAGCATGGCGGAATGGTGGACAAGTTTGTCGGGGACATGGTTCTGGCGGTTTTCGGTCATCCGGTTCCCCTGGAAGAAGAACAGCAGGCCGCCTTGAAAGCGGCACGGGAAATGATCGCCCGATGCGACGCCCTGAACCAGGAACTTCACCTGGGCCACGACCTGCTGCTTGAGAACTCCGTCGGATTGGATTCCGGCACGGTCCTGGCCGGCAACATCGGCAGTCCGGAACGGATGGAATATACGGTCATCGGTCATGCCGTGAACGTTGCAGCCCGCGTGGAGCGGTTGACGCGGGTCCTGGACGTGCGCCTGGCGGTCAGCACGGATTTCATCGCCGCCCACGGCGACGGACACAATCTGACCAACATAGGCCCACGCAGCCTCCCCGGAATGGATTTGACCATGGAGGTGTATGTCGAGGAGAAGGAGAAGAAATGA
- a CDS encoding tetratricopeptide repeat protein: MSSATTGPHDQGRRLILVVVALGLALLFVGSIIYRLQNPSLTMQARTSQSTMAMNEIADMMARLDNEPNHLPTLMALGDQFMRLGSWERAAVFWRRSLAVDPTEDRAMNGLGVAYYNMDQYSESAEQFERIVDINPDNYRAHFNLGMLNKYYLDNPEQGRFHFERVLEIGPQDEVLVERVTEELASPAPGGGVPE; encoded by the coding sequence ATGAGTAGCGCGACAACTGGTCCGCACGACCAAGGCCGCCGGCTGATCCTGGTGGTTGTGGCCTTGGGGTTGGCCCTTTTATTTGTCGGATCCATCATTTACCGCCTGCAGAACCCCAGTTTGACCATGCAGGCCAGAACGTCCCAGTCCACCATGGCCATGAACGAGATTGCGGATATGATGGCCCGGCTGGATAATGAACCCAACCACTTGCCCACCTTGATGGCCCTGGGTGATCAGTTCATGCGCCTGGGATCCTGGGAACGTGCTGCCGTGTTCTGGAGGCGTTCCCTGGCCGTGGATCCCACCGAAGATCGGGCCATGAACGGGCTGGGCGTAGCCTACTACAACATGGACCAGTATTCCGAGTCCGCGGAGCAGTTTGAACGGATCGTCGACATCAACCCCGATAATTACCGTGCCCACTTCAACCTGGGCATGCTCAACAAGTACTACCTGGACAATCCGGAACAGGGACGTTTTCATTTCGAACGGGTACTCGAAATCGGTCCCCAAGACGAGGTTCTTGTGGAGAGAGTCACTGAAGAACTGGCCAGCCCGGCTCCCGGTGGCGGCGTTCCTGAATAG
- a CDS encoding CcmD family protein, with amino-acid sequence MDASHYLLAANAAVWIGLGGYIFFIARGQAWIEQRLQHLEDLDSEQHKYE; translated from the coding sequence ATGGATGCGTCACATTATTTGTTGGCCGCCAACGCGGCGGTATGGATCGGCCTGGGCGGCTACATTTTCTTCATAGCCCGTGGTCAGGCCTGGATTGAACAACGTTTGCAACACCTGGAGGATCTGGATAGTGAGCAGCACAAGTATGAGTAG
- a CDS encoding LexA family protein, whose amino-acid sequence MIRTRFFAFSRELVLVSGIAPKTACTLPLYLSPVAAGFPSPADDFLEGRLDLNEHLIKNPTATYLVKVTGNSMRDVGIFSGDTLVVDKSIQADDGKIVIAVVFGEFTVKTLRVRNAKTSLVPANGTYPEIEVTPEMDCEIWGVVTSVIRKLF is encoded by the coding sequence ATGATCCGAACCCGATTCTTCGCCTTCTCCAGGGAGCTTGTCCTGGTTTCAGGAATTGCTCCCAAAACCGCTTGTACGCTGCCCCTGTACCTTTCCCCGGTGGCCGCCGGATTCCCTTCTCCGGCGGATGATTTTCTGGAAGGCCGACTGGACTTGAATGAGCACCTGATCAAGAACCCCACGGCAACCTATCTCGTCAAGGTCACCGGAAACTCCATGCGGGACGTCGGCATTTTTTCCGGGGACACCTTGGTGGTGGACAAGTCGATTCAGGCTGATGACGGAAAAATCGTGATCGCCGTGGTTTTCGGCGAGTTCACCGTGAAGACGCTGCGCGTGCGCAACGCGAAAACCAGCCTGGTCCCGGCGAATGGAACGTATCCGGAGATTGAGGTCACACCGGAAATGGACTGTGAAATATGGGGCGTGGTGACAAGCGTCATCCGCAAGCTGTTTTAG